The Vitis vinifera cultivar Pinot Noir 40024 chromosome 8, ASM3070453v1 genome segment ACCATGCCCATTTGCTTTTGAGGTATTCTTCTTTTCAGGGTGGGGTTGACAATTAGTGCAGCTGGTTTCCATCTCGTGGCTCAAAGTTTAAATATTCTATTATATAATTCAATCCAAATCcgacatgaataataataattatgtaaaaaatataaacctAAATAATATCTAATTAGTAAACCGATAACACATCATAATAATCAGGCCCTTCTATTTAATAATGGAATAACCGATTAAAATGgacaaaagaaacaagaaatcaTAAATCTAACCTCCCAttttttttacccacaaaaatACCCATTTTGGACAAGAAtaccctcatttttttcttacaaatattgaagggtatttataaaaaaaaaatggattactctttaagtttaaaaatgggaaatattagttttacaaattttggatattttcatcatttttaatcaattaataatttaataattaaattgagttagttttatatatgtatatataattaatgtttcaaccaaacatgttttatgacttaattgctctatttatttaaaaataaatttaaaaagagtcaaatataaattaaataattttaaaatataattaggtAAATAGTGGATTAAATGGGTTAATTCAGGTTAAATTCTTGTTATgcaaattgataaaaaaattatctatttattaacgAGTTATGCCGATTAACACGGATTTGACGTAAACCCATTTATACTCAACTCAAACTTGCAAAAAGCTTATTAAGTTCATGTTATATGGGTGAATCGTATCTAACTTTGTCACTCCTATTTAAGGTACATATTTAATCTTTAATCTCTAAAGCTATGTTTTAATCTCTAAAACTATATTTGgttactaaatatatttttctcatatttgatttcattgtaaaaatgtcaaaaattaaatataattaaaattaattaaaaattcatataatttaaaataattttaaactatttgaTCTTTATATATAAGTGAAATGGATTTGGagtaagttataaaaaaaattattgattttatatctattatttatttattccttctacttttcctattttaaaaCGAATCATCAAATCAAAAGATTCCAAGTGTGCGCTCAATAGCcacatcattttcttttttacatttattaatattaacaaaataaggGCATTTTAGACTATATATTGAAATACACAAACTAGCCCCTTAATGTGaaattggatttatttatttatttattaattttggttaaaatggaataaatttagtcacatgtatatttttttaatacatctATCTTACTATACCTtatcatatttttctctttatatatgTATTACCTTCTTTATAATACTATTTTTCATgatttgtaatattaatttttatgattttttgtatttttgaacAAATTAAGTTAATATATGTTGTTGTAGTAGGAATTTAATTATCTATTATcctaattttaaaacttatatattaataatttaagcaATAGTAGAGTGATATTAATAAGAGTTAAATCATTTTACCAAGttgtaataatattattaatacttTTGGCTTGCATGCCTAATTTTGAACATTTTAGGTTTGATcataaattgatttaaaaaaaatagaaccaaCTTAGACTAGTTTATGTcgtaattgttttcgaaaacaattctgaaaagcagtttttaaaaactgttttatgatgttttataaaacaaaattatgttaaatatgttttaaaaataatttttatatttaatgttttatttttaattatttgtataattattttctaaaacaaatgaaaataataaaaacaactaaaaatgcTATCTgaagaacagaaaataaaaaataatttttggttgccaaaagtgtttttttattttttttatttttattatggaGAATAGAAAACCATTATTTCAAACATACTCTTTATTTTCACTTCTATATCCAATTGAGTaataaaactgttttttttatttatttcaaacatATCTAATTCAtcaattctttccttatattttagTCAATCCAATTCTATATTCAAATAAACCAAATAGTTTCAATtagattttaataaataaaattatattttgatacatgaaattgaatcaactaattatattttaagtaagtttttcttttatttaaaaaagttaaaagagttatattataaatgtttatatGTGATAATAGAATGAGTTTTTTCGGGTACTTGTCCTGTCCTATTCCCTAATGAGAAGGGTTTAAGTTAAAGATAAACAAGTTCAAGATGGATTTAACAagtttttaagaatttgaaatgagTTGGAATATAACTTTGTCtcgattatatataattttaaataaaaaattattttaatgattttttttttaaatttatactttttaaatataaataaaatattacttttcataaaaataaattataaatatttataatagtttttatttataaattatatttatttttaataaaatttaaaattttaaaaaataaaaattttgaaaaattgtaaaCGACGGGGATGAGAATagatatgaataaaataaaaatgaggatTGGGATGGGTTGCCTGTCCTCAACCCGCCCCGTACCATTCCTGCGTTGTTTGATATCGTGGAAGTACAATGGAAGAGACATGCGACGAGTCTCTTGTAAAAGACAATGCaagattcaaaagaaaaagtgcTTGAAAGTTATCCTTTAAAATTGTGTTGGCTTCAACCGGAGCCTTTCGTTAAAGCCAAAACCAGAAAGATATTCCAACCAATGCCTTTGTGTGAGCAGCGGATAAAACTTAAGTGTACCGAACATGGGATTATTTTATCCCTTTCAATCTAATAACCCATTATCTACGCGGCCTTGCTCCTCCATTGTTGCAAGGAGTCTCCACACCCGATGGGTTGCACCTAGAATTAGTACAGGTGAGAGCCCCATAAGTTGAAATGAGTTTGATATTGCAGAAAAATGTGTGTTTCGAGAGGTTGGAACGGAAGAGACCCCTGCAATCAGTGTTGCTTTGCAGCACCCTGTTGCAGGAGTTTTCAAGTTCTTTCTCAATTTTGGTTTTCTGTTGAGTAAATgcacagaagaagaaaggcacAATTGGTTGAGGATttgtttttgatttattttttgggggTTAGATTGTGAAAGAAAATGTGTTCAAACTCGTGTTCTTTTGATGACCCAGATGGTGTTTTGAAACACTGGGTTGGTAAGACTTGATTCTGTGTGgataggagagaaaaactatACAGATGTTGTTTGCATAAATCTGCATTTGGGAAGTTTGGAACTGAAGGAACTCTTGAAATCAGTCTCAGTTGTAGCACCTCTTTGCAAGAGTTTGTTACATGTTCTTGCTCACTTTTGGTTTTCTTATCCATTAAACACAAGAAGAAAGACACAGCTAGTTGGGTCTTTTTCTGTTAGACTGATAAAATAAATGTGTTTAAACTCATATCTTTTGATGACCCAGATGTTATCAGAGTTTGTTGAATGAATTATTTGTTGATCAATGTTGTTTTGGtggaatttgtatttttttgtggTAGAATTATCATCCATAATTTGCACACATGCTGTTTGTATAAATGCCCAAAATTTGTTATGAGCTTTGGAAATTTGTTTGAGATACTTGCTTGCAAAGCAAGGGGTGGTGAATAgtataaaataaggaaattatggaaataaaaaacatagaagaaattatgaatatagagACAGTTTAGTTCTCTCTTGATCTGTTTGTATAGATTTTCTTGAATTCTTTACTTAATGTTCTCTGTTCCTTGATTTGCCTGATCTCTGTTCTAATAGTGTGAATACTGTTATTCTAAATTTTGGAACTGGTGGCATTACTCATAATGGTTGAGAGCAAATGGACACAATGGCTAATTTgagattttcttatttatggTTTATCTACTTAGTAGAGCCCATCAAATGGATACACATCTAAAGTATTGTCATAAACAATCAACTTATGCATACACATCTAAAACAGAAGTTCCTTTTTTTCCTATTGCAACAAGCCATGCCAAGTGCAACTGAAACTCTTTGTGGGTAAGCATTTGGAGCAAAGCAATACTACATGTTTGGCATTTACTTGCGAAGATCATGGATTGTTGAGATTGTTTCTACAACAATTATGTCCCATGTGTTAATTTTTGCAACACCATATTCAGATTACTTGGCCAGGAAGAGGATGCAATCTTAAATTACTTACAAGCTCAACTCAAGAACATGGATATTGGATGTCTACCTACTTTCTCATTTAAGTTTCATGTGTTATTATCTTGGATCTTTGTGAGCAAACTGAACTTAGGGACTCCTGGAGCAATGGATGCATTGACCATATCTAGTTGGTTAATGGTCATTAGACAGCTCGTGTACATTTTTGGAGGTTGGTGCCCTAATACATGGAGAGGATCTAGCATTTCTGCCTTCACTGATGTACTGCCTGTAGTGAAGTTGTCATATCCTATGGTAGGATGCTTTGGTAACTCCTGTCCAACAAATTTTTTGTCTACTTGCTCAATTCTTTTTGTTGGTACATATATGCTTTATTCTCTTGGATGAGAAATCATTCTTTAGTAAATGAATTCATCTGTTATTGCTTTTAAGTAAAAACTATAAACTAAAGAGTCATTCACAGAAAAATACACATACTGAAGCTACTTTATGACAAGATACAAAAGATGGAAATGCAGATTCTTCACATTCTTGACATGTTCTAGTTGTTTTTGATATTACCTTCAACCTTTTAGGAATAAGTGATTCCAGTAACCTAGATCTTGAAGAATGTGTCTAAGAAAGATTTAACAGTACTATGGTCCAGGACCTGTTAAAGGTATTTTAATATGACAAAACTCAGAACATGCCTGCTCAAAATGTTATGGTGAGGCCCCATCTCCTGGTCCATGCTCTTTGCTCACCTGGATTTTCCCTGTAACTAGGTTGCTAGTTTGAATGTTCATTTAGCCAGGGGATCAATTGGAAGTCCCATGTCTGAAAGCAAAAGACacagttatttttaatttctggTTAGGTGTAGGAAATTCCATGACTATCCAATTCCTAAGAAAGCTAGAGACTTGGACCCGTTCTTTTGCATATTCATGGGCTAGCTTCAATTCTGGAGAAGAGGAAACAGCATTGGTCAGGCACATTGTGGCTCCATCATTCTATTACGAACAAGATaaaagccattttttttttttttttttttttttgagtagGGAAGCTGGGAGGCATAATCCTTTGGAGGAGGAATTTCAGGTACCCCTTTATCGTCTGTAACTGATTTTTCTGTTGTCAAGAGTGAAGAGTTTAGTGTGGTCTTCCAGTTTGTTTAATGGTCCTTCTCTGTCTAATGTTCTTTAGAAAAAGTTGTATAAGTTAACTTGCTCTTATTGTATCCTTTCTCATCTCTATGTATTCCAATCAGGGAGATATAATGTCTGATAGTTCTATCTCAGTAGCCTACTTCTGAAATAACAAAGTAGTGGTTCCAAAATAACAAAGTAGGATTAGATATTTCCAAGGGAGATGCCTAAGTCATCTAAGGGCAGAGGAGTAGACCTGTTGTTTAGTTTAGGCAACTTTttgggattttattttcttaatgaagataTTGAGCTTGCATTTTAGGGGGGTCACTCCCTTTCTAATAGGTTCAGGATGGATGGCTTGAATTACCTGTAGTTCAGATCTATTATGGTCCCAATACACCTCATGTTGTTGTTGGGGGGTTTTAATGTGATTAGGAGTACCATAGGGCACAGTTGGATCCTGCTTTGACCATTACTCAATTACCGGAAGCATGAGAAATCTTAGGAAAGTTATTAGGGGCTGTGATCTTCTTTGTTCTCCTTATGAGTCTGTCCTTCACATTATCCAATATGCAAGTGCACCTGATGTAATAAATTCTTGTTCTCTAAGAAAAGGAAGAGGCGTTTCCTTCCAGATAGCATTTCCTGAGGTGTTGTTTGATTATTGTCTTATTCTCTTTGGAGGTTCACTTTTCAAATGGATGCCAATAcctttttagttcaaaaatatgTGGCTTGATCACTTGCTTTTAAAGAGGATTTTAGGAAATGATGGGCAGAGTTCTTTTTCTGAGGGTTTGGAGGAACATAAACTCAtgtcaaaaacagaaaaaaaaaaaggttgtgaaGGTCAAAACTCAAGAAGTTGAATGAAGGGTCTTTAATGGTTCTCGCAAAGAAGACAATCATAAGGATGTAAATTTTTGAATGTATTGGAAAGTCTTTACCAACGGTGAGAAGAGTTCAGGACTTCAGGTCCTTTTTAAAAGTGGGTTAGAAGAATTCCTGTGAAAGCAGGAGGCTTTTCGAGGCAGAAATCAGTTGGGTGTAAATCTCATAATATGACACCAAGTATTGCAAGTAGAACTCAACATGATCAATACCAATTTTCTCATAATTGGCTGCAAGTCTCAGAGTAACATAAAAAGATTTGGATTCTGTGTGAACAAATCAAAATGCAAAGTGAGGTCTATGTTAATTTCCAATGGATTACATGAAACAGCTTAATACCATGAAAAAAGACATTCAATTGCTCAAACCTACAAAAGTCTTTGAAAgcctttcaattttttaaaaagaaacttCTCATTTATGTTTGGTGGTATCACATTCTTATTGCATGCTCatcctattatatatatatgtatgtatctATGTATGtctgtatgtatgtatatatatttaaaaatctttaaCAGCTTAGATTTGGGATAATGCCATTGTCTCCTACTGGTGGGGTATCTATAAATGCAATAGTTGCAATAGATGCCTTCTCCATTTGGTAAGGCTtgtatcaaatttattttcttcatgctttcattttgctttactaagaaaattacttttaatataaTGACCCTGCAGTCTCAATATTAATGCATGTGAATTTATGTTGTGCCTTGTCTTCCTGGCTAAGAAAATTGCTTTTATGTTTGAAAAGCTCACCCTCCTTTCCATTTAATAGTGATCcagatatttcatttttataaaattcttttGTGTGTTATTTGTTAGTTTGCGAGTATCAGATGAGCTGGGAAGAGGAAATGCTGGGGCTGCAAAATTTTCTATTGAAGTAATCCtaagtatttcaatttgtatTGAAACACTTTTCTGGATTTTTTGTTTAGTCTTCCATCATGATATTTCATACTCGTTTACTAATGACGAGGAGGTAGCAGAAATTGGCTCAAGTGTCTCTGTCCTCGCTTTCTTAATCTTGCTTAATAGTGTTCAGCTAGTACTCACAGGCAAGTATTTCGTTCTCTGGAACTGTTTCTGCATTGTTTACACACATATACTGATATAAGAGCTTCATTttgatacaaaaataattagcaaacactgaattattttcttaactttCAACTCTTCTGAGCAGGGGTGGCTGTAGGAGCTGGTTGGCAAGGAGTGGttgcaattattattattggttgCTGTTATGTTATCGGGATTCCTTTAGGAGTTTTGCTTGCTTATGTGGTCCATCTTTCAATTAGGGTAAGAAGCTGTGGTCCATACAATAGAACTTGAGATCTATACACGTCAAAATATAGACcactaatataatattagaattggtgatctagcaataagcatgaGCTTTGGTATTTGATTCAAAATAAATCTGAGATCCATACCATGCTAGTTGAACCATAACTTGAGCACTGATaacttaattaatttgtttttgttggatGTCAATCTGGATCCTCAAGCATAAGACAGGTAATTCCAATgcaataatgattttataaatatgtgATTTAAACAGCATGAAGGAGACTTGTATGCTTGtagattcttcattttttatatatatgctGACATAGACAAATACGATGGAACTGGCTGTCCTAAGACTCATCTGCAGCTGTTTTTCTCAAATGTAGGTTCTATGGGGCTCACTCAGAACCAAgaatttcttctttgatttacCAAGTACATGGATTGGAATGCTGTTTGGTGTGTGAATGCAGTCACTTGTGCTTATCTATGTCAGGTGGAAAACTGATTGGGATAACCAGgtagataaaatattaaaaacaaagttGTATGGTAAAGATTGCAACTATAGAATAAGTGGATCAATGTTTTCATTTGCTTCAATGGCTTCAGTCAAAAATCTTGATTTGTTAAATAATTAAGGGCCATGTCCTAATTAATAACAAAcaccttttcatttttatagatCAAAAAATCATCAGAATGTCTCAACAAGTGGCTCTAGAAGCCATCAGAGGAATCTGACCAAAGCACCCTACAAGCCTGAAAGGAATGAAGTATTcgctattttctattttctgctCAGAATATCGAGGAAGGAATGAATATGAGGGAGGCTTTTATTCCTCAGTAGGGATGGACATGGGCCTGCTGATAGGATCCTTGGTAGGTTGGACAAGCCATGCATCTGCAGAGTATTGTTAAGTGGAAGGAAGTTTTCCACTTATTGTAATAATTCAGGACATAGTTGGATGTCACATTCTCCCATGTTTATTGGGAGTCCAATTGATAACACATGATATGATGGCAATAATCAAGAGCACACTACTAGGAGATAGGCAAGATCTCAAGGGTTTCTAGCTGACaccatcattatcattattattgttttagaattgttttgttattattgtaattatttttatttttaatatcattcgTATCCTTACTGTTGTTGTTCCTACTgttattactattattgttgttgttgttcttggcattattgttaaattttattatttttattgttgttattattatagtCTGTGCTCTATGCTACGTCTACTTCAATGTTTTCTAAGCAAAGACATGTGTATCACAAGTGAAGGTTATATAGGTTGCtgagaatttatttttaccttttaaaacCCTATTTTTGCCAGTTTTTTCCCTTGACATTTTATAACTCTGATAATCAATATATTGGGACAATTTTTAAGGAAATTTAATATGGATAATTACTAATTCTTTCAAATCAATTGGCCATTTCTAGCTGAGATTACCTCTGGGAATTTTCTTTCCTTGGAAAATGCAGGAGGTCCAAACATGCCTTAATCATGAATTTGATTTAGATATGATTTCTGTGTTAGCCTCTGGAAGAAGACTTCAAATCCAGTACATGGTTGATGACAGAATTAATGAAGGAAACTGTTGAATAAGCCATAGTAACCACAGTAACTGTCATTAATGAACTTAAAATAGTTCATAGAATTGCATGTCAAATAAGGAGATTATATTTAGGAACGAGTACAAATCTATGACAATAAATGTAACCTTGATTCAATAATTAAAACCAACTAAGCCatgaattcatttttcaaaactgtCAGAACATAGATGGAGTAAAAATAGATGAGGCAGTTGATAAAACTTTCTAGTTGTCTCAATAAGTTGGACTTCTGAAAAGCACAACGAACTATTAATTTAACAGCTTAATTAAgacaaaatgattttaatagatgtatttctatatattaaataagaagaaaaatataaatagttgAAATTTTGATGGTCCCTATCATTGGAGAAAGTATTGGATCTGCAGGAGTTACAGTTGGAAAAATTGCTGCTAGCAGCAATCTTGGGGTAGGTGGAAGTAGTGGCAAATCAGTGCCTTGACATGCCAGCTGTGTCCTG includes the following:
- the LOC100852515 gene encoding protein DETOXIFICATION 20 produces the protein MGLFYPFQSNNPLSTRPCSSIVARSLHTRWVAPRISTVFHHDISYSFTNDEEVAEIGSSVSVLAFLILLNSVQLVLTGVAVGAGWQGVVAIIIIGCCYVIGIPLGVLLAYVVHLSIRVLWGSLRTKNFFFDLPSTWIGMLFGV